The bacterium genome includes a region encoding these proteins:
- a CDS encoding S8 family serine peptidase, whose protein sequence is MRKMTVRAGAMGLALLIGTLTASPSFAIIDREAVTTYYQDAARSKNLLMLSAGEIDPVTEKFKLPAGFDAPARRSASGRHYMIVQFANQPTPADLDRWEADGYEFLAPIPNNAYAVRSSNKNAAGAASRANVRWTSDFLPGFKVDPFVMDEAALRTKRNDDMDVLVSVWQGESRDVAIKELRLLGAEILQVPKSSGAQRLLVRMSPGLLAKAASLGEVEWIEPRPQVTRRNNSCTGVVQSGEDGNRSIWAHGLHGEGQVIGHIDGSIDIGSCYFRDETNNTPGPSHRKIVAYRGSMGGNGHGTHTAGTAAGLNVSGSTDNAGHAYMAKLSHTADNILLGIGDTPTNLADLFTAAQNDGAFVHTNSYGDDNITNYTYFCVDIDTFTWENENGMVAFASTNASNVLYTPENSKNVLAVGNANRAPNFNNETIGGSCSGPTADGRRKPEIYAPGTSTISAYPGTCNVLAMTGTSMASPAITGEAALARQYYTEGFYPRGVATPSLQFVPSGALLKATILNGAVDMTGITGYPSDTEGWGRLVLDNALYFEGDTRRTWLHDARRSANEGVTQGGQHEFQIEVTNGAEPLRVTLVWMDPPVARNASTVPVNNLDLEVVAPDASVFKGNVFTGGQSATDGSADTINNVEMFLRNTPATGTYTIRVKGTTVNAMSSNQGYAVVASGGMSAPIDAQLSLDSPLYSCASNPQIGLFDGNTTDTQLTVTLTTGEGESEVVTLFKTTNYTYSTSIVVSQSAPTPSNGIIEINGETQITVTYVDANPAPGQSSQLQAFADYDCSVPEVTSVAFPSIVDTAAVIRFTTSEPSQGVVNVMMSCGGKVDPFAYTTIGTNTYQAELVNLLPGINYFVNIEVTDAAGNSGIDDDGGSCYTFKTLASTSSAFFDFEPGEQGFITQVDQGTNADWARLDDGAVAHSPTHVFFGPDLGETTDTSLISPSVAIPTTDPYLSFWHTYEFESGGWDGGVLEISTNDGATWTDLGTDIVIGGYNGAVPSQYQNPLPGGADSREAWINGTKGDMSRVLVDLSGYAGQNVKFRWRVGADVSFGDDGWYIDDVDIIEMGEAPPLPVGFIVW, encoded by the coding sequence AGAAGTTCAAACTGCCCGCCGGGTTCGACGCACCGGCGCGGCGTTCTGCCTCCGGGCGGCACTACATGATCGTTCAGTTTGCGAACCAGCCGACCCCGGCCGACCTGGATCGGTGGGAGGCGGACGGCTACGAGTTCCTCGCTCCGATTCCGAACAATGCCTACGCCGTCCGGTCATCGAACAAGAACGCTGCCGGTGCGGCGTCTCGCGCAAACGTCCGATGGACGTCGGACTTCCTTCCCGGCTTCAAGGTCGATCCCTTCGTCATGGACGAAGCCGCCCTCCGCACGAAGCGCAACGACGACATGGATGTCCTCGTGAGCGTCTGGCAGGGCGAATCGCGCGACGTGGCGATCAAGGAATTGCGCTTGCTTGGTGCGGAGATTCTACAGGTTCCAAAGTCCTCCGGCGCGCAGCGCCTGCTCGTTCGCATGTCGCCTGGTCTCCTGGCGAAGGCGGCGTCGCTCGGCGAGGTCGAGTGGATCGAGCCGCGTCCGCAAGTGACTCGCCGCAACAACTCCTGCACGGGAGTTGTCCAGTCCGGCGAGGATGGGAATCGTTCGATCTGGGCGCATGGCCTTCACGGTGAAGGCCAAGTGATTGGGCACATCGACGGATCCATAGACATCGGCAGTTGCTACTTTCGCGACGAGACGAATAACACGCCTGGTCCTTCGCATCGAAAGATCGTCGCGTATCGCGGTTCCATGGGTGGCAACGGGCACGGCACGCACACGGCCGGCACAGCAGCCGGCCTGAACGTGAGCGGAAGCACAGACAACGCCGGGCACGCTTACATGGCGAAGCTGTCTCACACGGCCGACAATATTCTGCTCGGTATCGGCGACACGCCCACGAACCTGGCCGATCTGTTCACCGCCGCGCAGAACGACGGCGCCTTCGTTCACACGAATTCCTACGGCGACGACAACATCACAAACTACACGTACTTCTGCGTAGATATCGACACGTTCACCTGGGAGAACGAGAATGGAATGGTGGCGTTCGCCAGCACCAACGCCTCGAACGTTCTTTATACACCGGAGAACTCGAAGAATGTTCTCGCAGTGGGCAACGCGAATCGGGCTCCGAACTTCAACAACGAAACGATAGGTGGAAGTTGCAGCGGCCCGACGGCCGATGGTCGCAGGAAGCCCGAGATCTACGCACCTGGTACGTCGACGATCAGTGCTTATCCCGGCACGTGCAACGTACTTGCGATGACTGGCACGAGCATGGCCTCGCCCGCCATCACCGGCGAAGCGGCGTTGGCTCGCCAGTACTACACGGAAGGCTTCTATCCGCGAGGAGTTGCGACGCCTTCCCTTCAATTTGTCCCGTCCGGCGCTCTGTTGAAGGCGACGATCCTGAACGGTGCCGTCGACATGACCGGAATCACCGGCTATCCGTCGGACACGGAAGGATGGGGACGTCTGGTTCTCGACAACGCACTGTACTTCGAGGGCGATACGAGACGGACGTGGTTGCACGATGCACGTCGTTCGGCGAACGAAGGAGTCACGCAGGGCGGACAACACGAGTTCCAGATCGAAGTCACCAACGGCGCAGAGCCTTTGCGCGTGACGCTCGTGTGGATGGATCCGCCGGTGGCGCGCAACGCCTCCACGGTTCCAGTGAACAACCTGGACCTTGAAGTGGTTGCTCCCGACGCCTCGGTTTTCAAAGGTAATGTCTTTACCGGTGGGCAATCCGCAACAGATGGAAGTGCCGACACGATCAACAATGTCGAGATGTTCCTGCGGAACACGCCGGCAACAGGAACCTATACCATTCGCGTCAAGGGCACGACTGTGAATGCGATGTCGAGCAACCAGGGTTACGCGGTTGTGGCGTCCGGCGGAATGAGTGCGCCGATTGATGCGCAGTTGTCACTGGACAGCCCGCTTTACTCGTGCGCCTCGAATCCACAGATCGGTTTGTTCGATGGCAACACGACCGATACCCAACTCACTGTGACACTGACGACCGGTGAAGGTGAGTCGGAAGTCGTTACACTCTTCAAGACAACGAACTATACTTACTCGACCTCTATCGTGGTCTCGCAGTCCGCGCCGACTCCCTCCAATGGAATCATCGAGATCAATGGCGAAACGCAGATCACCGTGACGTATGTCGACGCGAATCCAGCCCCTGGACAATCCTCGCAATTGCAGGCATTCGCGGACTATGATTGCTCTGTGCCGGAAGTCACATCGGTTGCATTCCCGAGCATCGTCGACACAGCGGCGGTCATTCGCTTCACGACCAGCGAGCCCTCCCAGGGCGTTGTGAATGTCATGATGTCATGTGGCGGAAAGGTCGATCCATTCGCTTACACGACCATTGGTACCAATACCTATCAGGCAGAACTGGTGAATCTATTGCCAGGCATAAACTACTTCGTGAACATAGAGGTCACCGACGCTGCGGGGAACTCCGGCATCGACGACGATGGAGGAAGCTGCTACACGTTCAAGACTCTTGCTTCGACATCGAGCGCGTTCTTCGATTTCGAGCCAGGCGAGCAGGGATTCATCACCCAGGTGGATCAGGGGACCAATGCCGATTGGGCTCGGCTGGACGATGGTGCAGTTGCGCACAGCCCGACCCATGTGTTCTTCGGCCCGGACCTTGGAGAAACAACAGATACATCGTTGATCTCTCCGTCAGTCGCTATTCCGACGACGGATCCCTACCTCTCATTCTGGCACACGTATGAATTCGAGTCAGGCGGATGGGATGGCGGCGTGTTGGAAATCTCGACGAACGACGGCGCGACCTGGACCGATCTCGGTACAGATATCGTCATCGGAGGATACAACGGTGCTGTTCCCTCTCAGTATCAGAATCCTTTGCCCGGCGGTGCCGATTCCCGTGAAGCTTGGATCAATGGAACCAAGGGAGACATGTCGCGCGTGCTCGTGGATCTTTCGGGCTACGCGGGCCAAAATGTGAAGTTCCGTTGGCGCGTTGGTGCCGATGTTTCCTTCGGCGACGACGGGTGGTACATCGACGATGTTGACATCATCGAGATGGGAGAGGCTCCTCCTCTGCCCGTTGGTTTCATCGTCTGGTAA
- a CDS encoding ATP-binding cassette domain-containing protein produces MPSLTIQNVTKVYPTGRKALDGVDLEIGEGVFGLLGPNGAGKSTLMEILVGSLGFEAGRVTFDGSDVGRHPVAWRRRLGYMPQTLDFVPNQTGEEYLQECCLLSGFTPRSARHRIAEFLERVNLTHAAKRAATGYSRGMKQRLAIAAALVTDPPLVLLDEPTSGLDPRERVFFRELLASVSSGRTVILSTHIVNDVERCCGQIGVLADGRILFTGAPQELIRGVEGRVWETTLPADQIDEWVESGRVVTMREEAGEVRARLVSADQPLPGARQVDAGLEDAYMHAVGPEGLRAPAMEIAG; encoded by the coding sequence ATGCCCAGCCTGACAATCCAGAACGTCACGAAAGTCTACCCCACCGGCCGTAAGGCACTGGATGGAGTGGACTTGGAGATTGGCGAGGGCGTTTTCGGCCTGCTCGGGCCAAACGGCGCAGGCAAGTCGACCCTGATGGAAATCCTGGTCGGCTCGCTGGGATTCGAGGCCGGGCGCGTGACGTTCGATGGGAGCGATGTAGGCCGGCACCCGGTGGCATGGCGCCGCCGACTGGGCTACATGCCCCAGACGCTCGATTTCGTCCCGAACCAAACCGGCGAGGAGTACCTGCAGGAGTGCTGCCTGCTGTCCGGCTTCACGCCCAGATCGGCGCGGCACCGGATTGCGGAGTTTCTCGAGCGCGTGAACCTGACCCACGCGGCGAAGCGCGCCGCGACGGGCTACTCGCGCGGCATGAAGCAGCGCCTTGCGATCGCCGCAGCCCTCGTGACGGACCCGCCGCTCGTCCTGCTGGATGAGCCGACGAGTGGCCTCGACCCACGCGAACGCGTCTTCTTCCGCGAACTGCTGGCGTCGGTCTCTTCCGGGCGCACCGTGATTCTCTCCACGCATATCGTGAACGATGTCGAGCGCTGCTGCGGGCAGATCGGCGTCCTGGCCGATGGGCGGATTCTGTTCACCGGCGCACCGCAGGAGTTGATCCGCGGCGTTGAGGGACGGGTGTGGGAGACAACACTGCCGGCCGACCAGATCGACGAGTGGGTCGAATCCGGACGCGTCGTGACGATGCGCGAGGAAGCCGGCGAAGTCCGCGCGCGCCTTGTGTCCGCCGATCAGCCGTTGCCAGGCGCACGACAGGTCGATGCCGGATTGGAAGATGCCTACATGCACGCGGTTGGGCCCGAAGGCCTCCGCGCGCCGGCCATGGAGATCGCCGGATGA